The sequence ACTTTCCACACTGTCCTAGAACACTTTCATCCTTTGTGCTTGCGCTGGATGTGCCAGTGTCACTCTCCAACATTGAAAAGAGATTAGGATTGTACTCCATAGACCACATGAGCTGCAACATTTTGAAGTTGTACAGTAGTGTTTCATGCATAAACCAATTCATAATTCTAGCATTACTGGGCCTATATTTAGATGTATAACAGAAGTAATTATTTGATATTAGTGGTGGTCAGATTGAATTGTTAATAATATGCACTACTTATGAAATTTATTATAACTTTTTTGTCCAGACAACTTACTTCCCAAAGGTACATCGTATCAACAAATGAGAATTCCCTACGGAAAAGAACCATCAGCATTCGGAAGGCAAATAAGTATTCCCCTCCATCAAGATTTTCTGCATAAACAATATTTTATCAGAGCGTAAGGAAAAATGTAGATACTGTTTTCTTTGAGCTCCAGTGACTGTACCTAAATGTTCATGCAGCTTTGGGTCAACAGATTTCATTATGGTAGACAAGGTAGTTAGTTGAGCTCGAACTCCAATGGAAGTAGAAGTACTTTTGAAATTTCCTCGCTGCACAGAAAGTCTTTTTTCTGTTAATATCTGGAGTATATCAAATAGCTCCCTAACATGGTTTCAACCCTGGTGTTCTGTTATTGATGTTAAATAAATGTCCTTGACAGTTTCTGGCAAAAGAAAACCTGATGACCAATTCACACAGCTTAACATTAAACAAAATACAAGCCAAATTAGGGACATAAGCTACACAGCAGCCATTCTATTTTATACGCGCGCGGGGGTGGGCAGTTGGGCACTGGGCAGAAGACAAGTGTGTTGATCAATGTAAAACTCagccggggagggaaagaccgccctcccggtattccatataagaagagaccgaaacaatggtcccggccgagaaaatcccGAACCCTGGCCCCCCATTACTTACGGTGTAACATACAGTAACCGTCTTGACTAATTGTGTTGAAGTGCAGTTCTGTattatctaacttctcaaccttataaTGTCATCATATCACATATAAAAATCAACTAAAAGTTTACTGTACAATATGTTAGCCGAAGGCAATCAAGGAAGGATATGTACATTGATGATCAGTGAATAAAAGATTAAGTATGCAAAGGTACTTACCACCCTGCGCATTAGACGCTCAAAGCACCAAAAAGCATCTGCTTCATTTTCCAGAATGATTGATATTGGTGAACAAAGATCACTCATTCCTGCATAGGAGGATTAAGCAAGTTCAAACAACTACAAGCAAAGTATAACATGATAAAACATTGTTTAACTAAACTGCGCTGACAGAAAAACATAATTTCAATAGCTCACCCTGACAATACCCTATGTCTTTatcaatccatgaatacactgcaaGAATGTCCCACAACCTTGCCAAGTTCTCTTGTCTCTCATAATAAACAAGCAAACGATCAGTACGGTTAACATCGAGACCTACAATTGAATAGTGAAAAAAATTAGATAAATGAAGATCATAGACACCAGTTGTCGGCCTAATTAGCCCAGGCCTATTGGAAGGAACGTTTGGGCAGCCCAAGTGCTGACTAGCTACCTCCTTGTCCCAAACGCAGGCCGAATTACATATCATTATTGAATAGGCAGGTTTAGCTGGGTATTGCTCTGTCTCTTGCCTCCCTCCTGATGCAAGGCTCTGGGAAGCCCAAGATATAGGAGATGCTGAAAAAAGAGCAACAGTGCTTACCAATCTGGTGTAGGGTAAGCTTCCAATCAATAACTTCTTTCGGGAGTGGTGCCCCACTATTTTTCTGCTCAGAACCTGATGCCCCTCCGTTAGGGTTTTCGATAGGTTGACCATCTTCTGTTACTACAGGCATAGTGATTACCCTTCCACTACCAACAGCTGTGTCCATTTCTCGGCACTTAGCTTTCAGTTGCTCGTACTCTAACCTATCAAAATAAGAAAATCAGCATATTCCTCATCCACGGATATGATGTGTAATAGACTTCAAAAGTAAGTGAGGCACATAAAACAGTGCACAGAGTTTTTTTTCTCAGAAAAAAAAGGAATTTGTGTTCCCTTGCTTATATAAAAATGATGTGCTGCAATTGAAACTGACATATTTTAGACATGAAGAAGAACAAGCATTTTAAACCAAAAATAAAATGAAACAGTGGGAAAACCTTCGCTGCTGTCGCAATTGGTTGCACTGTTCGGTAGTGCTTTTAGGGTCATAGCAGCCCAGCAAAAATTCCCAAACTTCTCCTTTGATTGTTGGGTGGACTCCCTGTTTGCACATCCAAAAATAAAGACCATACCACGGCACAATGAATCTAAGAAATTGCATGGCATAGTAATGATTCTCGGCATAAAAAAAGAACACAAATTAGCAGTGAATGCCGTAATAGGGACAGACCGTATTGAAAAATCGTCATTGAGAAGGACAAGAAGAAATAGATAGAGGACTGTATTAGAACACATGGAGTAACCCCTTGGAAAGGTCATAGGATATAGGTTGGCATGTTTTATGGGTCAATTCTATTTCTTCTTAATCGAAAGGCATGACTCCTGCCATTGTGTTCCAAAAAAAAAAAGTTAAGTCTACTTTATATGGAGAGTGCAGTCATGTAGGTGAACTTGCTATGTTAACCAAAACCAGAAGAAGAAATTAAAAGGTGCCGGCAGTTGGAATGCATATAGTTGCCTGTTGGAGAGGTCATAAAGCCTATCCTAACTTGCTTGagactaaaaggctttgttgttgttggggAGGTCATAAGGTATAGGTAAGTTAGTTCTATACAAGAGAACGTAGCCATATAGGTGTCCTTGATTAAAGCAGGAAATAGCTATGACTAGGTTTTGCCCATCAGACCTTGTGTTGACTTATGGAACAGGTTGAGCAAGTCAAAACATAAAAGAACATACAATATAAGATACCTGATCTTAGTGAAAGGACCTCTagttgagttggttaggtggtttgAGTAGCACTCCACGAGTCTTAGGTTCGACTctccgtgggagcgaatttcaggttgTCTTATGCTAAAGCATAGGCCTAAGGCTCAGCCCCAGTCATATTCGTTCCAGTGCTGCTATGTATGATTGGGGTAAGGGTTTTGAGGGTTTTTCTATTCTAGAAATGCATGAGGTTTTCTTCTTAGTGCAATAACCGGGGCTGTCTCACCCCCTGCTGATTGagtctttttttaaaaaaaatattgcATGAAAAAATCTCTGTGATTTTAACAGCCTCCTGAATAATAGCTCTACTATACTTCAGTGTGCTACTGACACAAAATGCATATAGACTTTCCGAGCACGAGAAGTATATCACTGAACAAGCTCAAGGTGATGAATGAATCTGGATAAAGCATGGCTCACCCCACGTTGCACTCTCTTGATCATTCCAGCTATGTCCACGCAGCCTTCCTCGTTGTGGAGAAGCTTCCATCTCTTTGGACTAAGGGTCAGGCCAGGCTGCCAATAGTAGGGACGAAACATAAGCGCGCTTCATGAACAACTACCAATCAATCAATGCAGCGAGCGATCAGTATACATAGCATCCACTGATCTCAGCCATCAGCAATCCCGGCAGTTCGATTTGACAGGCGAAGCGGAAAAAATTGTCAGCATCCCATATTCATATGTAACCGCTAGGTTGGCCTTAGGTTTCTGAATTGCCCTACTAGTTAAACTGATTTCAGTCCCATAAGCGCGCCTTCAATCTGACTGAAACTAAGCGCATCTCACTAGATTGATTCGTCATTCCAGTCTGGTTATCTAGCAGTTCCACTTCGTTGAGTAAGACTACCACCGGCCCAAAACTAGATCTTATTGGTGTGCTGATTGGATCTTGCCCGCTAGACATGGGAACCGGAGAGCAGCTGATAATATAACAATCAGGAGAAAGAAATACCCGGGGCTTGAAGCGCGTCTTGGGGGCGTCGTCGCGGCAGTCGGGGCGGATGGGGTAGACGGTGTCCGGATCGATCCGCATCTCCGGATCATTGTAGCAGCAGGCCAGGAGCCGAAGCCTCATCTTGACTGCCCCCTCCTCCAAATGCAATCAACGCGAACCAGTGGGACGAAAGAAGAAGAAGCGAGGATCAGGTGAATGAAGCCCCTCGCGCGCTGGTGGGTGGCACAAAGATCGCCTCGCAGCCAAGAACGGGGCAGATtgatcctcctcctcctcctcctcctcctcctatgTCTCCTTCACGTTTCGTGTTCTAAGAGcctggagagggagagagagagggcggaAGCTACAACGGCTAAATATGGGCAGGGAGGGGgatgagagagaaagaggaagggaagggaggagagagacGGGAGATGCAGAGGCGGCGCCGGCTCACCCTACCAGGCAGGTTGGCAGAATGTGCGCGACTCCCTGCCGAGAGTCGCATTATTTCGTTTATGTGGGTCTGCTTAATCTGCATTTTTGTGGGTCAGATCGTCAGAAGGGAAACCGTTACTGTTTTCAGATCGTTATTTCGTTTATGCCAACCACCTGTAGATCCTGGAATTTTTGCTCCCCAATTCCTGTTTCTTTTTCCCTGATCAGATCATCATCCAAAAAAAACTACGAGGCGTGCGCGTATGACTAAGGGCTTGGTTTTTTTTACAGTTTTTTTTAAAGATCTAGCTGTAACGAGAATCTAGATGTCAACAATGTTGCATGTGGAAAAAGATAAAGAAATCTGTGCAATTTAGGATTTAAGAAACGTCGGGTTCC is a genomic window of Zea mays cultivar B73 chromosome 5, Zm-B73-REFERENCE-NAM-5.0, whole genome shotgun sequence containing:
- the LOC100304435 gene encoding uncharacterized protein LOC100304435, yielding MRLRLLACCYNDPEMRIDPDTVYPIRPDCRDDAPKTRFKPRPGLTLSPKRWKLLHNEEGCVDIAGMIKRVQRGGVHPTIKGEVWEFLLGCYDPKSTTEQCNQLRQQRRLEYEQLKAKCREMDTAVGSGRVITMPVVTEDGQPIENPNGGASGSEQKNSGAPLPKEVIDWKLTLHQIGLDVNRTDRLLVYYERQENLARLWDILAVYSWIDKDIGYCQGMSDLCSPISIILENEADAFWCFERLMRRVRGNFKSTSTSIGVRAQLTTLSTIMKSVDPKLHEHLENLDGGEYLFAFRMLMVLFRREFSFVDTMYLWELMWSMEYNPNLFSMLESDTGTSSASTKDESVLGQCGKFERKKLQAAKKDDQIPLSVFVVASVLEARNKKLLGEAKGLDDVVKILNEITGSLDAKKACREALQIHEKYLKTVKAS
- the LOC100304435 gene encoding uncharacterized protein isoform X1, which produces MRLRLLACCYNDPEMRIDPDTVYPIRPDCRDDAPKTRFKPRGVHPTIKGEVWEFLLGCYDPKSTTEQCNQLRQQRRLEYEQLKAKCREMDTAVGSGRVITMPVVTEDGQPIENPNGGASGSEQKNSGAPLPKEVIDWKLTLHQIGLDVNRTDRLLVYYERQENLARLWDILAVYSWIDKDIGYCQGMSDLCSPISIILENEADAFWCFERLMRRVRGNFKSTSTSIGVRAQLTTLSTIMKSVDPKLHEHLENLDGGEYLFAFRMLMVLFRREFSFVDTMYLWELMWSMEYNPNLFSMLESDTGTSSASTKDESVLGQCGKFERKKLQAAKKDDQIPLSVFVVASVLEARNKKLLGEAKGLDDVVKILNEITGSLDAKKACREALQIHEKYLKTVKAS